A single region of the Mercenaria mercenaria strain notata chromosome 6, MADL_Memer_1, whole genome shotgun sequence genome encodes:
- the LOC123548969 gene encoding myosin heavy chain kinase B-like isoform X1: protein MFLGYIPVFDLGSWMNLSLKYTYCYSETRSINCKTLGCNKFWLTWCRRQMGVEQSHETHPSSTKDHVDGCRYWADFDNEYFAKGTYRYAFRGTVHGDGPRDGSLCVTKVFKKQYAKYFDKWRPDLAASLKAQKFAAIFSANVLPLLRNYITTQDVEFVIPLIAKMDTLSHFKVLGLFPVNEDNTYVEPYEYVAIEPYLYGTFEKFNSNGGFEDETAAVLNAFSHWTWTASGHKFLVCDLQGVQNGRKYVLTDPCIHSVDGRYGMTDLGVVGMEKVLSNHACNALCHKLGLENPLSGIDLGTRRSRATQYIFQLSDTDHFRAAEARTHYFTLAEPLVQ, encoded by the exons ATGTTTTTGGGATACATTCCTGTGTTTGATCTAGGATCGTGGATGAATCTCTCATTAAA aTACACGTACTGCTACAGCGAAACTAGGAGCATAAACTGTAAAACATTAGGTTGCAACAAATTCTGGTTAACTTGGTGCAGACGACAAATGGGCGTGGAACAGTCGCACGAGACGCACCCGTCCTCAACAAAAGATCACGTGGACGGTTGCAG GTATTGGGCCGACTTTGACAACGAATATTTTGCTAAAGGCACATACCGATACGCTTTTCGCGGTACCGTGCACGGTGACGGACCGAGGGACGGCAGTCTTTGTGTTACCAAAGTATTCAAGAAACAATATGCCAAGTACTTTGACAAATGGAGACCTGATTTGGCAGCAAGTTTGAAAGCCCAGAAATTTGCTGCAATTTTCTCAGCTAATGTATTGCCGcttttaagaaattatatcacgacACAGGACGTTGAGTTTGTCATACCGTTAATAGCAAAGATGGACACATTGTCGCATTTCAAGGTTCTAGGTTTATTCCCAGTGAACGAAGACAATACCTATGTTGAACCTTATGAATATGTAGCAATTGAACCTTACCTTTATggtacatttgaaaaatttaactcCAATGGTGGTTTCGAAGACGAAACTGCCGCCGTATTGAATGCTTTTAGTCACTGGACATGGACCGCGAGCGGACACAAATTTCTCGTCTGCGATCTTCAGGGAGTCCAAAATGGACGCAAATATGTGCTTACTGACCCCTGTATACATTCTGTGGACGGTAGGTACGGGATGACAGACCTAGGAGTGGTCGGTATGGAAAAAGTCTTGTCAAATCACGCGTGTAACGCACTTTGTCATAAACTTGGACTTGAAAATCCACTAAGTGGTATAGACCTTGGCACGCGCAGGTCACGTGCAACACAATACATCTTCCAGCTCTCGGACACAGACCATTTCCGGGCAGCTGAAGCTCGGACCCATTACTTTACCTTGGCAGAACCACTTGTGCAGTAA
- the LOC123548969 gene encoding myosin heavy chain kinase B-like isoform X2 yields the protein MGVEQSHETHPSSTKDHVDGCRYWADFDNEYFAKGTYRYAFRGTVHGDGPRDGSLCVTKVFKKQYAKYFDKWRPDLAASLKAQKFAAIFSANVLPLLRNYITTQDVEFVIPLIAKMDTLSHFKVLGLFPVNEDNTYVEPYEYVAIEPYLYGTFEKFNSNGGFEDETAAVLNAFSHWTWTASGHKFLVCDLQGVQNGRKYVLTDPCIHSVDGRYGMTDLGVVGMEKVLSNHACNALCHKLGLENPLSGIDLGTRRSRATQYIFQLSDTDHFRAAEARTHYFTLAEPLVQ from the exons ATGGGCGTGGAACAGTCGCACGAGACGCACCCGTCCTCAACAAAAGATCACGTGGACGGTTGCAG GTATTGGGCCGACTTTGACAACGAATATTTTGCTAAAGGCACATACCGATACGCTTTTCGCGGTACCGTGCACGGTGACGGACCGAGGGACGGCAGTCTTTGTGTTACCAAAGTATTCAAGAAACAATATGCCAAGTACTTTGACAAATGGAGACCTGATTTGGCAGCAAGTTTGAAAGCCCAGAAATTTGCTGCAATTTTCTCAGCTAATGTATTGCCGcttttaagaaattatatcacgacACAGGACGTTGAGTTTGTCATACCGTTAATAGCAAAGATGGACACATTGTCGCATTTCAAGGTTCTAGGTTTATTCCCAGTGAACGAAGACAATACCTATGTTGAACCTTATGAATATGTAGCAATTGAACCTTACCTTTATggtacatttgaaaaatttaactcCAATGGTGGTTTCGAAGACGAAACTGCCGCCGTATTGAATGCTTTTAGTCACTGGACATGGACCGCGAGCGGACACAAATTTCTCGTCTGCGATCTTCAGGGAGTCCAAAATGGACGCAAATATGTGCTTACTGACCCCTGTATACATTCTGTGGACGGTAGGTACGGGATGACAGACCTAGGAGTGGTCGGTATGGAAAAAGTCTTGTCAAATCACGCGTGTAACGCACTTTGTCATAAACTTGGACTTGAAAATCCACTAAGTGGTATAGACCTTGGCACGCGCAGGTCACGTGCAACACAATACATCTTCCAGCTCTCGGACACAGACCATTTCCGGGCAGCTGAAGCTCGGACCCATTACTTTACCTTGGCAGAACCACTTGTGCAGTAA